The Xylocopa sonorina isolate GNS202 chromosome 10, iyXylSono1_principal, whole genome shotgun sequence genome contains the following window.
ccaacggatgggcccctttgtactgtgcaattttgtatgagcaaaaatttctgtgaaacctatagtttcgaagatatttgaggtgctaatagttactgtcCCACCTTGTATAATAATGCTGTTAACTGTAAGTTTGCAGCAAACTGTTTCAGTCTACGAAGCGCTAAGTAAACATATATCTGATTGTGTCGCGAGCACTTATCAAAAACTTTTCTTTTCTAATACATAAATGAAATATTACCTGGTACACCAAGGTGTTCTTCTATTagttgtatatacttttttgcatTAGGGGGTAGCTTGTCCAAAGAACGTATGCCCTCTGTCGTTGACAGCCAACCATCAAGAGTTTCGTAAATTACTTCTACTTTTGCTAAATCAGAAGCGAGACTTGGAAAATAATCAATTTCTTTTCCATTCAATCGATAACCAACACCGATTTGAATTTTTGGAAGCGTATCTAGGATATCTAATTTCGTTAGACATATCGACGTATACCTGTTAaatgtaaatataatatttgttgcagATGACGTTTTTTTACTATAAATCATAGTAAATATCTATGtctgatattatattcaaataTCTTCATTTCATTTAGATACATAAAGTATTTAGAAAAATGAAATGTAAACGTGTTACATATCCAATCTATTGTTATATTTGTATTATAGAAACATTCCTTACCCATTAACCATTGACGTGAATTTAAGAAGAGTTAAATCTAACCAACCGCAACGCCTTTTCCTATTTGTTGTAACTCCAAATTCATGGCCTCTTCTTTGTAAAAGATCGCCAACGGCATCCGAAAGTTCAGTAGGAAATGGACCATCGCCGACTCTTGTGGTATATGCCTTAACAACACCGACAACTTCTCCAATGTATGACGGTGGTAGCCCAAGACCGGTGCAAACACCACCTATACTACAATTAGAACTAGTAACATAGGGATATGTACCAAAGTCTATGTCTAGCATTGCAGCATTTGCACCCTCCACTAATATTTTTTTTCCTTCGCGTAACGATCGATTTAAATACTGAACTGTTTCTTTTACCAATGGTCTTATTCTTTCTGCATATCTGAAAGTAAAACACAGATGTTCTTACTGAACAAATTTGGCCTAAACCGGTACTCTTCAATTTAGATACATTAAAACATGTACTATAAAACGACACTGAATATTGTTAATGTTAATGTGAGTcaagaaataattaaattaaaatttaaGACAAATACATGGTTTCTaaataaagtaaaaataaatCTCTTCAAACAATGGTGCATAGAAATTGACGTGATGCAACATACAAGAACCAAGTTCAATTTCATTTACATACAGAATTCCTTTCTTTTTTAGCTAAAGAAATAGATATACGTACTCTTTGTACCGTTGAAGTTCTGCTTTCACGTCAACTTGAAGTGCTGGAAACATTTTTTGATAAGATGTCACCAGCATATCAAATTTTTGCGAGAATTTGTCAAAGTCTCCGAGAAGATCACCAATTCTGAGACCATTTCTTGCAGCTTTACTCGAGTACGTTGGTCCAATTCCTTTTTTAGTAGTACCAATGGATTGTGCGCCTTTTTCTAATTCTTGGAGACCGTCAACTTGTTGATGAAAATCAAATACCATATGTGCGCGGTCAGATATCACTAATCGTTCCTGCCAATTCTCTAAACCCTTTGCTTCATTGCTTTCCAGTTCTTCGAAGAGCCCTGGTAGATGTATCACTACCCCATTTCCTGAAACAATTTATTACAAAAGTCACACATTAGAAACTGTTAATATCATTACAATAAaatacgatattgcatctttctaAAATTGAAGTTTCTATCATATCTTTTTATGAAGTAATTTATTTATAACGTATTTATACTATACTACTATTATAAATGTGCTACCATTTAATTATCTTATGGTGCTACTTTCCAAGAAAACTATTTCTGACTCAATTTTCAACATCCCTAAATTATATCGCGCCAAGTATTTACCATAACATTTTACTTATAATTGAAGAAGTTTCACTTCCGTTGGTAAGTTTGCAAAAGTAAACAAAGGTCATTTATGAGAGAAATATGAAGTGCTGAGTCGCGTATACTTTATTAATCCGTTCCAAACGTTAATTTTCGGGTTTAACCAATACGAGAAAAACTAAAGGTAATAATAATCACGGATCGAAATAATTGCCGTGGAGTTcataacaagaaaaaaaaaataagtaaaGAAAAGAGAACAAAAACAGTTGGCccgcaataataataataataataataataataataataataataataataataataataatctaaaaatgaaatgaaataataAGAGGCTGTATAGCGTAAGGATCGACCTTAATTAatggtagtaataataataattcaagAAAAAAAAACCAAGACTTCGGAGTTACATTCCGAGAACACTGCTAACGATATGACATGAACACAAACATAAACGGGACGGGGGGAGGGGGGGTGGGCCTAACCGGCTATAACTCAAAGTAAACCGCtgagaaattgaaaaaaaagaaaaaaaagaagtacaACCAACTACAATAGCAGCGTAGCTGCGTAGTAGTAAATATAAGAAACAAAAAATTACGTAAATGAGTAAACAAAAGAAAGATACGAGAGGTTAATCGCAACGGCGAATATGATTAGTAATAGGAGGGACTATACGCCTTGttactctatagcctcgatacgGAAATTATTATGTAATACTCAATCGAAAGTAGAACAAAGGGAAAAAAACTAAAAAATATAATTGTACCGACATTACAAAACACGTTCTTACTCGCTAAATACAACTAATTCGACGCATCCCATCACTCACGCGCATCGCAAACAGAGGAAAAGCAGTTACGATTAATACAATTACAAATAATAACGTTCGATGAAAATCCTCTAAAATGTCGGCGCATGTGGCAGCCGGTGACAAATACGTAAAGTATTCTTGACAAAGTTACTACTAACGGTAAGGGTGAAAGGGGGACCAAAAATAATATGCTTTAGCGAATTAGGATTCACCGGTCAGAAGTTTCAAGCTCTCAATACAATTTTCGCAGAATTCCATGCTCTCTTTTTCGCACGTGGCTCGAAGTTGGTGGTCGTAATGGTAATGACCTCTGCCAGATCGTTTTCGTCCAGTTTCGGCAGGGTGTTGTTGGCGGGATCCTCGGGTTGCTCCTAATTGGTCGCAAAGGGGCTGTGCGTTTCTGTATCGAGTTCCTCCCGGGAGCGACTGATGGCAATAGTGCGGATTTTCCCGTTCGATTTGTTCGGTCGCTGTCGGTGTTAAAATTTTCACGGATTGTCAGCGAGAATCTGGGAGAGAATAGACCAGACATGGCCAATTGTTTTTGCCCCCGGGCCGGGGATTGGACAAAAAAATGTTTTCACGGGTCGAActaaatattaaaatagaacATCAGAGCATATCGAGCACAGATGAGTATAAAAGTTTAAATTCTTTATAACGAAATCTTTTTTAAAAGCTATACATGTATCGAGAATTCATTCGATTAATTACTAGAAGTTAAATACtaatattgaaaaattgttCGCGGGCCATATAAATTCATTACGCGGGCCGTATGTTGGTCTATCGTCTAGTTACTGGCGCGGCAGTCAGCTAGACGGTCTTATCGTCGGCGCCAGGGACTTCGACAGATTGGCGATCTCCCAGGCTCCTGATGATTTTGGGAATTGTTCCCATCGAACAGGACCTGCTTGTGCAATGCTTATTCCCTTGGAGACTTCCTATGGAGAGGATGAAATAGTCTTTAAGGTTGGAGTTACGCCTCAGTTGTTCATTATCGAGCCCCCTTTCGCTGAGTCAGCATATCTCTCTCCGGAGAGTACCTCTTCGAATGTTTTCGGTGTTTTCTCGAACCATTTTTACATTCACACTGGGACTAAAGGCGTTACTGTGGAACCGCTACTATAATTACTAGGATTGATCGTAGCTTTCTGATCTTATATTCTATTTCCCTCCGTGGATGAGTGGCAGCCTCCGAACCATGGTGGTGGAGGACTTGTAACGTCACCTCGTCATAACATCGAACAAGTAATATCTATGTAAATAAATGATCTTCAGTTGCTTATGtagagaagcagaagaagaatcAGTAAGCCCTAAACCGTTTAATGGTTAATAGTCATCTAGCAAGCGAAAAACTAATTGGCTGATTTTCTTTCTTCGCCCCATAACATGTATTTATGTACAAATACTCAAAAGATAAATATAGTTGATTTATGTTATTGcagatataaaattaaatattacaatATTCGCACTTAATATATTGAATTAAAAGTAATTACTAATTCGCTAAAATCAGTATATATTACGTAATTCATATGTACAAAAGCTGTATGCAGATATCAATAAAAAAACGCGTATAcatcaatcttttgaagaatcTAACTACCTCCAATTCTTTAAGTCACCAGTAAGCAGAAGCATTATATAAGCATAGATTTAACTTACTTATATAAGTATAGACCTCTTTTGATAAAATGAAATCAAGTtatcttaaaaatatttttcttaaaaaaaaatgtgTAATCCAGTTATTTTATTCTTAGGATTTGGGAAAACACCTCTAAAAGGGGACTGATTCATATATATTTTAGTGTATTTCCTAGAAGAAGCGAAGTTCATAAGAAATTATGCAAAGTTTTAAATAATACCtcaaattgcacacttccaacACGTGAATAGATTTAATCTGGTATTGCACGAAATAGTATATAAAGGCATTAGATTTTGTGCAAGAATTCATTTATTTGAGCAATATCTAtagtaattaaaattataaaataaacatAAATTTATAAAAGAAACAACATGAAAATAAACAAACTCATTTAATCATCATATTTGCGAAAGGTActtctttcattaaaaatttcgTTATCATTTTCACAAAAGATATTATTTATTTCCGACGTTATGGGGCAGTGTATCACAAGTAAGGTTCATTGAAGTACTGGAAGAAACACTCCCTCAtgacttttttccttttttttccagtTGTTGGATGCCCTGCCCCGGCAAATTCATGAACCAGGACGCACGAGTCCACCAGTATTTTCTGTTTTCGGTTTGTCTATTCCGTAACTTTCATTTCGCTTTTCGTATTGTCTAACTTATTTTTCCATGATTCGTTCGACCTGGACCATCCTTCGGTTACGTTAACTAACTAAGCCTGGATGAACCTTCCACTCCTAATAGTTTTCGCTGATTTTTAGCTTTTTCCTCTATTTCCTTAGCATTGATAAGTAATTTGATCTGGAAGTTGTCTTACAAGAACCCAAGATGGTATATCTCATGGCGTGTCTCATCGAAAACGTTGAAAATTACTCCACTGGAAATAAGTAAATAACGAGATAACGGATGGAAATGAGTAAATAACGAGGATGGTCGGCATCAAACAATATCAAGTATTCTTATTAGTAATAAAGTAGAAATTATCCAAGCTTGTGGGTAAAATCCAGATTCCGTGAACTCCTTGCGTCTGTATCAATGGACACTAACGCAGGATACAAAGAGAGGTTCAATTCCATGCATCTCTTTTAAATTGCTTCTCGTTTTTGGATTCTTTTTACGAAAGTTCGAAAACTCGATCGCACAAGTTTCACTGACTCAAAAGCGCGGAGCCCGCCAACCATTCCGATCCGTCGTCATCACGACTTCGAATAGGGCCTTTCTCGATCATTTTATTATACGATGTACAAAGAATAAAAAGAGTAATTAAATAAGTTCGTTGTATCCCAAAGCTAATTAAAAAGGTGAAGAGAATTTTTCAAGCGACTGAAGAAATGCGTGCATGTTCAAGCTAGATTTCCCTTGGAAGTGTGTATAGCACCCATTGCACGACTCTGGAATTACAATTTAGTAATGTTCGTCGATTATTACTTTATCCAAGTCCTCTGATTAAGATAAGAATTTCGCCAAATAATTAGTACTATTTTCATAATAATCACAGAATCAAATGTTTCGTACTGTGCCATGTTACTACATTACATTACGCGTGCGGCAATGAGCAAACGATAAATAATCTCGTACCTTGAGTCGCCATGCTTTCGGCGAACGTGAGCTACGAAATTACTTGGCACACTGTAACACGCACTGTGCATTAGCCTGAGCATCGACCAAAATAGGTAGTACCCGGTCGTACCAACTATGCTTTTTCTTATCCCTACCCCAAGTAGAAAGAACAGCAGGCAAACTGCTAATTTTCAGTCAGACTACCATTGTATATTTGCACATGCTATTCTAAATAAACTACTAATTCCATTACAACGTCAAATGAGCATCGAATAAAGATGATACGACTTAAAAAAGTATTAAAGTAAAAATGTTAcagtaataaaaaaaattatacacTAGAGTAATTAGAAGAAGAAAGGTGAGACAACGATGGAAATTTTAGTATATGTAGAGGAAATGGAGATGTCAAAATGtggtaagaagaagaagaaatactTTTAACCGACAATAAAGTGTGACCATGAACAGTGGAGCACGACGTTGAATGAAGAACGGTGTATGTAATATATTCAAGTTTGATGTACCTTAATTCATATTTATAGACGATATTTTAGAGAAAAATATACGTTTAAACATTTTAAAAACTAATTAAGCAAAAATGCCACAAATGTAGGGCTTGAAGTGAGATTAAAATTTCTCAGACCTAGCAGATCGTAGACGAAactttcgtttctttctttttcctctCACTCTCTTTCTTCCTTCACGTTCATCAATCGCAAAAGAACGTGCACACCCACGCTTTAACGATCCCAAGTGCAAAGCCTTATTTACgcaagaatatttcctcttctaAGTAACTGTACAGGGACCCATCATATTGCAAACACCTTCTTAACTCTTTCGCGATTGAGGACCAGCTATTGGTATAGTATTAACGATTGTGTGTCATGCCATTAGTGCAGATCGTACACGCTAAGAGTGTGTGAAATCTTAAAGGATTTTGTTGGAACGACAGATAACTTAAAAATGTTGCCGAGGTTGTGTTCTGTATTTTAGAATAAACTCAGTAATAAGTCTTTGCTTTGAGTTTTACTTTATTTATTGGAAGTTGTGTAACaatgataaatataatttaGTAATATATGCCGTAGCTTATGTTTTCCTGCAAATATATACAGAGTACGGAAGTTTTTCTTCTCGTTCTCTGATATTTTGCCAGCATTTGTTGGATTAACTTTAGATAGGTCTTTGTCTCATGGGTATAGGTGCACATAATATACGTTTTCGTTGGTCGTGATATATTTGTTCAAAATATAGAGCGCAAAACTCAAAACTGTACTAATAACCTGTTTGTACAATCTAGACTGTATTTAAAATACAGGATTATccgtttatttaaaaattttcaTGTACGAGAAGGTTAAAAGGATGCTATATATTAAACAACTTATATTTTTAATCATAAAAATTTAGTTACTGAATCAGAAATACAtagaacgatacgtagaacgaCTCAACTGAaaagtatataataataatactttCACAACTCCTTAGTGAACATTGTTCTGACTTCGTGCCCTCAGTTTAGACCTTTAACGCAATCATCAACTAGTTTCTATAATTATCCTTCTAAAAAAAAATCAGTTGGTAACTATCTAAAATAGGGGATAATACAAATAATACATACAATATGATATATAATATAGTTGATCGCCATGACCTTGAAATATGTTGTTAGTATTCAGAATAACTTATACACGTTCTCATCAGATTATTTAAAGCGTTAAAAACAGTTTCAACCCACATGTTTTCTGCGATAATTGCGGTAACACCGATCGATTTAGTACTTGCCGAAAAAAAACGCTGTACCACCTAAACGGGAAGAAACGATCCGAAATAGGAAATCAACACCACGTGACACAGCAGGAAATCACCAGCAAACAAATAATCGGTACTACTAAGAAAGAAATATATGTAAGGAGAAACTATGATTAAGACGCTAGGCACCATAACCGTTACGAGTATTAGGGACATCAAAGCGAAAGGGACGCCTCATTTTGCGTTTTACCTTTGTCGCGTCTTGCCGCACGGAACTAACGTCTCGTGTTCACTCTCTGGGGGTGTGTATGGCTCAGATCTAACGCGATTGCTCGTGACGCTATCCGACAAACCTAATTTTGGACAGCTTGTTCTTGACTTGGCACTTCCCGATCGTATGGAAGTGTTCAAGGTCGCACACTAGCCACTGATtgtttcgttcgttcgttcgttccttGGCTCTTACAATACGTACGTTTCTTGTCACTTCGGTAAATCTACAGTTCGATTTCGTTTTCGTGTTTCTCGGTCGTTTGTCACTCGATGACCAACTTTTTCGACTCGATATTTTTTCAGGAGCTCGTTTGCTGCGCTCCCTTCATTGTACCAAGGATGGACATTAGTGGTATTTGTCGAAACGAGGAACTTCAAGAGAAACCTGGCATGATACGTTCTGCAAATACATGGATCTTCCATGTCCCTCAGTGATATGATGCGGATTTTCCAAAAATCGATCTAAGAATCAACCTTTtagtcacaaacgtgtaatataCGTGGTCTTCGAAAACCCCACGTTTTGTTGTCCCGTCAGCGGAAACAACCTTACATTAGAGTTTTCATTCATTGCCTTTCACCATGGAAATTTATTCTCACGGAATAAATGATACCTTTTTAGGCCGTTCGTTGTAGCCACAAGAACACCCCCGACTACATGGTCGAAGGGACGATAAAGTGTGGAAATAAAAATGGTCCGCTCCGATCGCTCGTTACACCCCGATATTCGATATTGCTTACATAAATGCAAAAAATTAGCAGATATGGCGAGCAAAATGATACGACTTACAACAAATAGACGCATAACGTACACAGATTTCAGCAACATCAAGCATAGATAAGAACAGACATGGTTAACACTCGTTTGCTATGTGACAAAAATGTTATCGGGACATAAAAACCTTGAATACGAACTAAACACGCTAACGTTATCAAAAGTAAACACCTGTAACAGCAGGGAAGTAACCACAGTCGATCGCATAACATTCGAACTGATCGAATAAATCGGAAAAACGATTCTATATTTTACCAGATTCGCAGAAGAATAAAATGTTCAAATAATGTACATAGCGACAGATTCATGAAACTTGGTGCGTTGATGAAAAGAACCTAGCATTAATGGAAAACCGGGGCTCCCAATTTTCCATACAGCAGCCCAAGGGATCCAGTTTCCAAAAAAGAAGATCTACTCTTCGGATGATCCTTCACCGATGACGGAGTGAGGGAATTTAAACATGACGTGAATACTGCTCGTTCATCAGAAGATGGCATTTAACCCATTTGTATCATAAACGCATATATGAGCGTATTTTGCCTGGCAACTATTACCAGAGTGCACATGCGTGCGCATTTCACTTAGCCACTTACCACCAAAGCGCATATTATACCTGTGCATATTTATCATTACCACGAAGATTTACCCGTCAATATTTTCCAACTCTTATCGAAACGACTTTGTCGAAGAAAGCTCGCGAACGTTtatcagaaaaaaaaagaaaagatacaTTTTATCAATGTGTTAATTGCCATGTGGCATTATGCATTGACTATTTCAAATCTTATGATGTTGTACAAAATAATTAGATTTcatttcttttattattattaatctataataaaataaaaattctttatTTATGCAATAAGTATGTACCGTTCCCTCGTACCATCGTACATTTATGAATCATACAATATTATGCGCCATTCGTAATTTACAAAGATTCTATAATACTACTATGTCAACATGTTCCCTCCAGAACCGATAGCTAAAGAGCGAAACCTGATACCCGTTACCAAATTCATGTGCATCGTATTTTTTTTAACGTAAGCAGAAAAAAAGTTATTTGTCAGGATCACGAGGATGTTATTCTATATCTTTACGAAGGTTACTTTTTTTACTGCATCGCATTCTACTTACCATGTAGATAAAAAGTGCCAAAAGAACGACGAGTCACAACTTGATTGTATTCTTGGAAAATTATTTTAGAATTTGATTAATTGTATTATGCACGACGAGATGCATATAACGTAACAAGATGTGTTTTCTAAAACTACTGCAAATATCGAAGtgaatttttcaaattaaattaCGCAATGAGGCTAGTCATTTAAGCTCTATGAAGTTTGAGGAAAGAGtctttaaggaacttgtaagaGAAAACTGGCGTCGAAGCGCTCAAGGGTGCCGCCTGATTTTCGTCACTTTGAAGGGAAAACGATAGATACTAAGGAAGTGTGATAAATTAGGCCCTTTTCGGTGCTTCGTCATGGAAGGAGGGCTTGATCGATAGGATCGCGATCGTTATGCAGAGACCAGCTATTCTATCTGAACGTCGAAATGGTAACACTGAGACAACCTTAGAGTCTATCGTGAATCCAACGCTTGTACTCTTTAATAATAAACTAGCGCTTTTGCGTACAAACTATTTAATGAGTATCCGATCCTATTTTTTAATGGAACAAGCTATTTATTTCGTTTTATTTAGACAGCTATTGCTATTGTTTGGATCTCTGAAACAACCTCTGGAAGGTGTCAGAAACTAATTAAAACTTGAAAATTATCTCTAAATATTTCTACACAttgataagaatcattagatattGTAATAGACATGAAAATATAATTtggttttcttttcctttttttctaagATTAGTTTTGACATATACAGTAATCGATATATAAAATGGAAAATTTGTTCAGTTTCAGTGTACAGCGGTTGTAAATATAAACATCTTTGCGTTTCAGCTAtggctctctctcactctctctctctctctctctctctctctctctctctctctctctctctctctctctctctctctctctctctctctctctctctctgatttTTTATTCAGACTGGTATAAAACcccaatatattatataaacgaTCGAGCGTGGTATAAAACACAATACTCGATGATACTTTCTTGAAAATCTAAGTCTTTGTATGAGCTATATCAAAATGATGCATCGTGACCACTGTAGCGTGATTCTACAGCTCTGGCCGCAAACTGTACCTACTTTAGACTAGTACTTAGTGTACAATTTTAAGGATACATTGCTTTTTATTGTTACGCGTTATCTGCTGCTAGATAAAAAATATTGGATAGTTGTATGTACGAGCGACCGCAGAAGGACCATGTGCACTTCCTCACTGCATTATTCTACAGAACAACTCGAATgaagcatttttagaagcacgcCACGTGTACGAATTGCTTAACCAGTAATCCTACTGCGATCTCTTTTGTAACCTCAGGatgtaaattaaattaaataattcaataaaataattaaataaatttttgtaagaaatatcggctAACAGGGTGCACAAGCGGTTGACGAGGGCCATGTGCATTTCCCTACGGCTAAGCCCCCTTCCGGGGCCTTGTCTAAATATTCGGATGGGTCATGCCGTTGAGGGTGTCCCTCGAGGCTTATACGAATGGCATAAGAAGGCATTCTTCTAGTTGTGAAGTGACTACAAACTATTTAGCCATCCAATTATTTCTACTTCTATAACTTCGTACATTTTACAACCTCAGATTGATTCAACAGAAGGTTCCGTAAACTGATAATTGTTTGGAAAGATAATTTCCTAATCGATCTTGACGATCTTTTGGACATGTTATCAGAAGTGTGTTATGTTATCTGCAGCATAATTCTTAACAACTTTTCATCTGTACATGTATGTGCTTATTTCTTTTAATTTTCGAGATATTTGCGAAAAATATTTGCTATTATTCTATCGAATTCGTCCAGTTGCAGTACATAGTAAAATAGGCTACTTCTTACAGTCTCGCGTATGCAGTTATACATGAAAGTTAAAGTCTAGCGGCAATAACTTGTAGATATGGGAATGCTCAGAATTATGCACTCTGATTAACGTAGTTAGCATTATGCATCCTTCATTCTCTGTTTGCTTTATTATTGTTTTAGATTTTAAAAAGTACCtaaaaaaatttaaaaaaatttaaattAACTTAGTGTACAAAGTAACACTTTAGCCAATTATTTCAAATCTCTTTAAGTTTAAAACAAAAATCTCTTTAAATCTAAAACTGACAATTCCATTATAATACAAAACTTACATCTACGCGTACCATAGATTTCCGTATACCTGACAAATACTCTCCGAATCTCGTATAGCATTTTTTATTCGATAGCTGATTTTGATGAATTTATCATTGATATTacagaaatatttaaaaatccaaTAGGAAAATTTGTTGCTTTTATCAAGGCTCCACTCGTCCTCTCTCCCAACTTGTTTAAATTCCATATCGACCGAAAGCATAAGCTTTACGGAAGATCAAacgtaatatatattatttacctataatatatttatatttcgaagtgtcacattgactTTATATAGCATACTGTTAATAACGCAATTGGAAATTATTTTCTTAGCGTCTAACATATATCATCAATTGACAAGGAATAATGGAAGACTTCTGCAAGCAGGACAAATTTCAGGTCGTCGCAATGTACAACTGGGTCAACAATTTAACGATCAATGATGAACAATCAAGAACTGATAGAGAATGTTAACTTCACAACAGGGAACGGTCGTCCTCGAATTCACTGGCGTAAGCAGAGATAGATTATCGCTTCTATCTGCTAACTGATGGATTTACGCAGGATAACTGATCGAATAACAATTTCATACATTATAGTGACGTTCTAACAACTTGTCTAGTTCATTTACGAGTAATAAAAAAACAACTGTTCCTGAGTTAATATATTACATGATTTCGTGTTTGTGCGTAAATCAAGAAAAGAAATCTGAAAAAGAATTGACGACTGCCATGATACGAAGTTGTTAACATTTTTTTCACAGGAAATTCGTCAATTGCTCAAAACCTTAAGTAGTTCTGAAAAATGATGGTGAATATTTTGAGCCTAAAGTGTATTTCATTCGTCTGTAGATTTAGTTTCTTAAAGATAGTGTTCCAAGTAATTTATGCATTTAACAACTCTCAATAAAGGAAAACATTCTTCGTCCATTTAGAAATATTATGACTATTATTGCATTGCGATTATTTGCACGTAATCGTCGTGcagtgtttcttttttt
Protein-coding sequences here:
- the Adss gene encoding adenylosuccinate synthetase is translated as MKSVDFPHHGYPRCFIRRRNISQSSSTNLCFSSRAVISEEFVRAQFVQSFDKLRIFSYSKMQRSVQQTNGDDILTSPRKKQRVSSATAKVTVVLGAQWGDEGKGKVVDMLAMDADVVCRCQGGSNAGHTVVVNGAEFHFHLLPSGVINPRCISLIGNGVVIHLPGLFEELESNEAKGLENWQERLVISDRAHMVFDFHQQVDGLQELEKGAQSIGTTKKGIGPTYSSKAARNGLRIGDLLGDFDKFSQKFDMLVTSYQKMFPALQVDVKAELQRYKEYAERIRPLVKETVQYLNRSLREGKKILVEGANAAMLDIDFGTYPYVTSSNCSIGGVCTGLGLPPSYIGEVVGVVKAYTTRVGDGPFPTELSDAVGDLLQRRGHEFGVTTNRKRRCGWLDLTLLKFTSMVNGYTSICLTKLDILDTLPKIQIGVGYRLNGKEIDYFPSLASDLAKVEVIYETLDGWLSTTEGIRSLDKLPPNAKKYIQLIEEHLGVPVKWIGVGAGRESVITL